A single Sporanaerobacter acetigenes DSM 13106 DNA region contains:
- the pepF gene encoding oligoendopeptidase F: MGDEKNGILEREEIDAKYKWDLESMYANDELWEEDFKKAQGLAEKVTEYKGRTVESSATLLEVLKLRDELFRLTENVVVYARMRSDEDSRKSTYQALADRGMSLAAQIEEKASFIIPEILLLDESDLKKYLEEEEGLKIYAHYLEKAFGKKEHILSKEEEALLAQMGEVANSPENVFSMLNDADIKFPIIKDENNNDVEITHGNFIPLMESKDRRVRRDAFEGVYHTYKELENTFAATLNGCVKKNIFYAKARKYSSSIEASLDQNNIPVSVYDNLVESVNNNLDAMHKYMEIRKKALGLDELHMYDLYTPIVKDVNIKVPFEEAKDMVAKGLEPLGEDYIKTLKEGFSTRWIDVYENRGKRSGAYSSGTYDSKPFVLLNYHETLDNIFTTAHEMGHSMHSYFSKTTQPYIYGGYSIFLAEIASTTNECLLMDYMLKNVKDDNEKLYLLNHYLEQFRTTVYRQTMFAEFERDIHRYVENGGALTASYLNDTYKKLNEKYYGKEMIVDDEIASEWARIPHFYYNYYVFQYSTGFSSAVSLSQQILKDGEDAVDRYIGFLKSGDSDYPINVLKKAGVDMTTSEPVDSALKLFGQLVDEMSKLI, encoded by the coding sequence AGGGGAGAACTGTAGAAAGTAGTGCGACACTATTAGAAGTTCTTAAACTTAGAGATGAATTATTTAGATTGACTGAAAATGTAGTAGTGTATGCAAGAATGAGATCAGATGAGGATAGCAGAAAAAGTACTTATCAAGCTCTTGCAGATAGAGGAATGAGTTTAGCAGCACAAATTGAAGAAAAAGCTTCATTTATAATACCTGAAATATTGTTATTAGACGAAAGTGATTTGAAGAAATATTTAGAGGAAGAAGAAGGGCTTAAGATTTATGCTCATTATCTTGAAAAAGCGTTTGGTAAAAAAGAGCATATATTATCAAAAGAAGAAGAGGCATTACTTGCTCAAATGGGTGAGGTAGCAAATTCTCCTGAAAATGTTTTTTCAATGTTAAACGATGCGGATATAAAATTCCCAATCATTAAAGATGAAAATAACAATGATGTTGAAATAACTCATGGGAACTTTATACCTTTGATGGAATCTAAAGATAGAAGAGTAAGGAGAGATGCCTTTGAAGGAGTATATCATACTTATAAGGAACTTGAAAATACTTTTGCAGCTACACTAAATGGATGTGTTAAGAAAAATATTTTTTATGCAAAGGCAAGGAAATATAGTTCTAGTATAGAAGCTTCATTGGATCAAAACAATATACCAGTATCTGTATATGACAATTTAGTTGAATCAGTTAACAACAATCTTGATGCTATGCATAAGTATATGGAAATCAGAAAGAAAGCTTTGGGACTAGATGAACTTCATATGTATGATTTATATACACCAATAGTAAAAGATGTAAATATTAAAGTACCTTTTGAAGAAGCAAAAGATATGGTTGCCAAAGGATTGGAACCATTGGGAGAAGATTATATAAAAACTCTAAAAGAAGGATTTAGTACTAGATGGATTGATGTTTATGAAAATAGAGGCAAGAGAAGTGGAGCTTATTCATCTGGAACTTATGATTCTAAACCTTTTGTATTGTTAAATTATCATGAGACACTAGACAATATTTTCACAACTGCTCATGAAATGGGACACTCAATGCATAGTTATTTTTCTAAAACTACACAACCATATATTTATGGAGGATACAGTATTTTCTTAGCTGAAATAGCTTCTACTACAAATGAATGTTTGTTGATGGACTATATGCTAAAAAATGTGAAAGATGACAATGAAAAATTGTATCTATTAAATCACTATTTAGAACAATTTAGAACTACAGTATATAGACAAACTATGTTTGCAGAGTTTGAAAGAGATATTCACAGATATGTAGAAAATGGTGGAGCATTGACTGCTTCCTATTTAAATGATACTTATAAAAAGTTAAATGAAAAATACTACGGAAAAGAAATGATAGTTGATGATGAAATAGCTAGCGAATGGGCTAGAATACCTCATTTTTATTACAACTACTATGTATTCCAATACTCAACAGGATTCTCATCAGCTGTATCTTTGTCTCAACAAATACTTAAAGATGGTGAAGATGCAGTAGATAGATATATTGGATTTTTAAAGAGTGGAGATTCAGATTATCCAATAAATGTACTAAAGAAAGCAGGAGTAGATATGACTACCAGTGAACCAGTAGATAGTGCATTGAAACTGTTTGGTCAACTAGTAGACGAAATGAGTAAATTGATATAA